The window ACAACCTCAACACGAATCCCTGTATCAATTCGGTAATTATAAAATCCGTCTCTCCTTATATTTGTAAAGGATTAGAACATGACTGTTGATACCATCAAGCGTGTGTACACAAATTGACTCGGTGCATATCACAGGTATGTTTCTTCTGGCCGTCGCATTCCTGTATAGTACACACAAGATTACCACCCCACCAGTACCCGGTATCCCACCGTGATCCTTAAGTTAGTCGTTTCGTAACTCTCACTGAACAGGAAAGATACTCATGCGAGATGGAAAACAAGCGGAAAAGGTAGCGGTACAGACGCAAAGACAGGAGAGACGACTTCTTGCATATTGAAAAAATGTTGAGATGAGTAACAGATGGGAAAGAAACAGTATATTGCACCAAAAATTATCGATCTCTCGATTGAGACATTAACCGGGGTCGGGGCGGGAAGTTGCAATACAGGGGGAGGAGTTACCTCTTCTTGTACTACTCATGGGACTAGTGCAAACACTGCATGTGATCTCGGGTATGGTGCTTCAGCAAGTTGTGCAGGTGGAGAGTTACCCTTTCAAACGGGAGAATATTGTGGTCTTGGGAATTCAGCGGGACAATGTAGGAGTGGGAATAATGCCACTCGTGCAGATGGAGAGTGTCATAGTGGAAATACTGCTACTGGGGTGTGTGATCCCGTTGGAGGTACTCCGAACCCTTCGAATTTTTGCCTTAGTGGACCAACTAATGCGAATTGCTACTCAGGAGGCGCTCAGGCTCCACACGGGAGTTCATAATCACTCATGGTTCCACCCCGTTTCCGACAATAGTATACTTACCCCCCTTTTTTCTGAACAATCCTGCATCGATTCAACATTTGTTCAGGACACCCCTTTTTGTGACATTCATTGACAAGGCAAGAACGAAATCAGATTCACCGGTTTATTCATGCATCAACTCTCTCCTACCGGGTGCCACAGGGCCAGAGTACGACGGATATTGTTCATGAATTACTGAGACAGGGCACACAACTACCGACTCATGTTTATTACTTGTATACCAATGGCATATGAGCAGCAGCTTTTATCAAGCGTTTCCATTTTACAATATGAATAATTATATTTATCACTTTGATTCTGAAGAGATTACAAAGATTTTAGCGAAAAATTTGTGCTATGCGGATGCAGACTCATCACGAGAAACCCAGTCTGAAAACCATCACTTCAGAGACTCGTAATACAAAATAGATACAGGTATCCCTGTTATCTGAATAGTTTCTGTTCAATAACTTCCCAGAACCTGCCGGTCAACGTAGCATTGAGGAGATAGACCGGGATCTTCCTGACCAAGGTACATGCATTCGCAAAACTAAGAGTTCTCATCTCGTTCTGAAGTTCTTTATCCATAAGGTGGAACTGGTTCCAGGTTGCCTGACTGAACGAATTGGTCATACAGACTGCTGCTTGGGATTGAGGAAATGATTCTATGGTATCCTCATCAGCCTGTTTGAGAATGCAGATCGCTTTCAGTGGATATGCAAGGGTCGGATTCCAGAAAAGTCCCTCTTGTCCGGCTGCAATTTTACTTGCGGTTGGAAGCACCGAGACGAGATATCCTCCGGAGCCATCAGGAATGACCAGACAATTCTCATCGCCGGGTGCTGACCAGGGTGAAGGAACCCGCCGGGCTGATGTGGATTTTCCTCCTCCGCTGGATGCGGCTAACAGAACCGCCTGTCCATCGCGGACCAGGGTTGCAGCATGAAGAAGAAGGCAATGCTCACACAGAAGTATGGCACTAATACCAACCATCAGTAATTTTACCCCTGATGAAAAATGTTCGGGGCAATCTGCGGCCGAATCCGGAATTCCGATATCTATCAATTTTTGTTTCTGGTTGAGAGCTATCTTCCCATATACACTGCCAAAAACCTTCCAGTCTTCAGAACGGACGGGATCTTCAGGTAAAAGCGGAGCAACTGATATCAGTCCTGAGTTGAGAATCTCTCCCGGAGAGAGGGTGAGGAGAGGAACAATGGTTTCCAGCCACCAGAACCGGTCAGGATCGGCAGTGATCGTCCAGTGGTGTTCCTGTGGCAATGAAAGGGTATACATGAAAAATGATCTTTTGTCCAAACATTCAGTGTACTTGTCCTTCAGCCAGCCGAGTCATCGGAAATATACCGGCCTTTAGTGCATCTTCACAGAATTTATGGCCGGCAAGGAGATCTTTTTCCACATAGTAATTATTTGCAACACACTGACCGATACAGACATTCTTCACCAGACACCGGGAACAGACCCCTTTCAGATCCTTTGGAAGATGTTCACGGATCTCGTTTAATGCGTCTGCTTTCTCCCAGATACCTTTGATCTGATCCCTGGATGCATGACCGAAACAGAGTTCAGAAACACTAGTTCCGATACCACAGAGGGCATAGGTTCCATCTGAAAGGACTCCGAGTATGGAGAAGATACCGCATCGTCCACAGTTCCCCTGCGGTCCATACAGCGATGAGAGCGATCTGAATGCAAAGGGAAGATTCGTCATCAACGGGATCTTCAGTTCTTTTTGTAGCTCGTTCTGCACCCACCGGGAGAGTTCAATCTGTTCCTGCACTGTGACCGTTGCTCCTTCAGCTTCCATCGCTTCGCCTCGTGCAGTCGGGGTGACAAAATTGTATTTAACAGAGCCAGCTCCCATCTGCTGCGCATATTTTGCCAGATCTGCCATTTCACCTTTGTTTCTTCCGGCAACAGCCATGATCACCTGAGGATGGATACCGGTTTCTACGAGGGTTTTCACTCCCTGGCTTGCCCGGTCAAAGGATCCCCTAACTCCCCGCATCCATTCATGAGATTCACGGTTTCCGTCGATACTAATGGAAATAAATGAACCGGGACAGGATTTTATCAGGTCTGCAATATGCGGAGTTACCGCAACTCCGTTTGACTCGATGGTAAGATTGAGATGCTGATCCCTGATGAACCGGAGCATAGGGATGATGTCAGGGTGGATGAGAGGTTCTCCTCCGGTGAGTTTCACTCCCGAGAGGCCGATTTCTTTTGCTTCAGTAACGATCTTTTTGAAGAGATCGAATGGGAGAGCTTTCTGAGACCGGTCAGAGTGTTCAAAGGTCGGTGCGATCCAGCAGTGACGGCAGGCCATGTTGCAGTCACCGGTGAGATAAAAGTACAACGTCCCAAGAGGAGGAACGGTTTTTGGTATTGTCTCTTCAGTCATAGGAATCGGGTATCATCAGTATTCAAAATCTGAAATATTTCATAACGCTGATAAATTATTATTTATTCAATAATTTTGCAATTTTTATGGGATGGAGGTTGTTTTGAAGAGAAATCACGGAATACTGACGATTCGTCCTCCCTCTGCAAGGAACTTCTTTAGACATCCACCTGGACTCGGGACATAAACATCACCGGTTCGTGAATACCCGTCTGCAGGACAATTTCCGGTGCAGGTCATCCGGTACCCACAATCTGCGCAATCCGGAAATGTCGAGAGAGGGATGGTATACCGTTGCCGGAGCCGGTTGAATTCGGGATGGTTCTGCCATACATCAAGGAGTTTATGCTGATTGATCTTCCCGAGTTCAATGTGGGAAAGCATCCCGCAGGGAACATAGGTCCCGTCCGGCCGAACTGCCATCTTACTCCACATACATCCGCATCCGGTCAGAAAACCACGTCCGGGGATGGTTCGACCCTCAATCCGTGCCTGTTCCATCTCCTGGAAATTTTTCCCTTGTGCAAGTGGACCGGCAGATGCAGTAATCCGGTTGTTGTACCGTTTCGCAAGTTTGAGGATCTTTTCCATCGCAATGCAGGTCTCTGCCGGGGTAAGGCTCACTTCTTCCTCGTTTTCCCGGGCCAGTCCCTGATAACTGGCACTATTGGTAGAAATGGATCCCATTCCCATCTCATCCAGGAGCAGATGAGCAATGTTTTCAAGATCATTCAGGTTATACCGGTGAATGGTAACCCGTGATGTAACCCACACTCCGGCATCCTGCAGGGTTTTAATTCCCCGGATTGCCCCATCAAATGCCCCGGTACCCCGAAGACGATCATGTACGGCTGTACAGGATCCATCAACCGATATCTGGACATAGTTACATCGTCCTGTCGATGCGATGAACGTTGCAATATCCGGGGTGATCAGACCACCATTGGAGAGGACGGCAAACCGCATCTTGTTTGCGACAATCCCTTCGATCATCTCCCTGAGATCTTCCTTGATGAACGGTTCTCCTCCGCCGATGGTGATATCCATAATCCCGGCATTCCCGCATTCTTCAAAGAAGGGTCGCCACCCGGATGCAGGGATTTCTCCCCCGGTATCTGCAGGGCTTGTCCGGTGAAAGCAGTACTTGCATTTCAGGTTGCACCGGGAGGTGATATCGATGTCAATGGACTTGGGAGTTTTCATCACCCTGCGGTTTTCGGTCATAATCTTCCGTCATCTAACCTGAGCGTATCCGAGTCGTACAATCTGATCCAGGAAATTTTTGATGTCTTCAGTCAGATCGTCAGGCAGGTTTTCGTATTCATCCTGAATCTGTGCAATGATTCCGTTCAGATCTTTGCCTTCATTCAGAGATTTCCAAATGGTAACCCCGGTAGGAGTCAGGCCAACGGCTTTTCCGGTATCAGGATTGAACAGGAGTGCCCAGTCATCAAACTCTTCGCGGAGTGAGATCTGAGATCCTGGTGTTGGGATTGAAATCTGGTTAGTCATGATGAAAAATTTTCGTGTTGTGCATTGCCTGAACGGCATAAAAGAAGGTCTGCATTACCAGAATCACATTTAGGTTTGTCTTGCCCTACTCCGACGTAACATGTTGAGGGTGAACCCCCAAAACCACAGAAACTCCGGTTGGCAGATCCACCAAGATTACAAGTTCCCTGTAGATTTGAATTCCCAGGAGTACACATGGTGGCGGTATGGTTGGGAATATAACCATCAGCGCATGCACCAGTTGCAGCACCACCAAAATTAGTACAACTGGTTTGTGCTCCACTTCTGGTACTACACCCGGAACTACTAAAATGGAATCCATCTTGGCATAGTGTCGCCCCGATCCCGGTGACCCCTTCTATACTCAGATCGATTACAAGTGGCTTTTCATGTAATTTCTTCACCATGTTAAACCCTGATAATTAACCTCTATTAAGGACTGTTTTCAAAATCAGTCAGAACAGATATACTCTACGTAATAATTATTTAGGCACGTAGGAATAATGATATCGATTTGATTTTCGATACCATGGTAATGAGGATCGCGTATGATTACGTATGGAGATCTGATTTACAGATCTCTCCCATACGAAATAATATTTCAGGTTGCACCGTGAGGTGATATCGATATCAATGGACTTCAGGGTTTTCATGACCTAGCGGTTTTCGGTTGTAATCCTCCATCATCCGGCTTAAGCGTACTCGAGTCGTACAATCTGATCAAAGAAGTTTTTGATATCTTCAGTCAGATCCTCAGGAATGTTCTCGTATTCATCCTGAATCGCTGCAATGATTCCCTTCAGATCTTTGCCTTCATTCAGAGATTTCCAGATGGTAACCTCTGTCGGGGTCAGGGTTGAACAGGAGTGTCCAGTCATCAAACTCTTCGCGGAGTGAGATCTGAGAACCTGGTGTTGGGATCGAAATCTGTTAGTCATGATGAAAAATGTCCGGGTTGTGCATTGCCTAAATTGCATACAAAGATTCTGCAGCACCAGCATTACAAGAACTGGTGGTTCGTCCTCCTCCGGTGTAGCATATTGAGGGTCCACCCCCACTACTGCAGATACTTTGGCTCGCAGATCCCCCCGTTTGACATTATCCCTGTAGATTTGAATGCCCAGAAACACACATGGCGGCGTTATGGTTGGGAGCAAAACCATTAGTGTATGCACCAGTTACCATACCACCATCATTACAACTGCTTTGTGCACCCCTTCCGATATTACACGCGGAACTATTAACCTTTGGTCCAGATTGACATTCTGTCGCCCCGATCCCGGTGACGCCTTCTATACTCAGATCTATTACAAGTGGCTTTCCATATGATTTCTTTACAATATTAAACTCCGGTTATCCCCATATGATGGGATAACGGTTTAAAATCAGTCAGAACTGATAGACTCAAGTTATTGTTATTCGAATAAGTAAGAATAATGATATCAAATTAATTTTTCAAATATGGTAATTACGATCATTACGTATGATTACGAATGGGGTTTTGATTTGCAGATCTCCCATCTTTGTAAATCATTATGGATTATCTGATTCAACCTCCATGTACCAAAAATCATGCCCGATTTGTCAAGTGAAAGCAGTTCTTGCATTTCAGGTTGCACCGGGAGGTGATATCGATATCAATGGACTTTGGGGTTTTCATGACGTGGTTCTCGGTTATGATCTTGTATGATCCAGCCTGGGCGTATCCGAGCCATACAACCTGATCACAGAAATTTTTGATATCTTCAGTCAGATCAGCAGGGAGGCTCTCGTATTCATCCTGAATCAGTGCAATGATTCCATTCAGATCTTTGCCTTCATTCAGATATTTCCAGATGGTAACTCCGGTAGGAGTCAGGCCAACGGCCTTTCCGGTATCAGGGTTGAACAGGAGTGCCCAGTCATCATACTCTTCGCGGAGTGAGATATGAGATTCTGGTGTTGGGATTGAAATCTGGTTAGTCATCATGAAAAATGTTGGAGTTGTCCATTGCCAGAACGGCATAAAAGAGAATCTGCATTACCATCAGAATTACACATAGGTTTGTCTTGCCCTACTCCGGTATTACATATTGAGGGTGAACCCCCAAAATTGCACAAACTCCGGTTCGCAGA of the Methanospirillum lacunae genome contains:
- the scmC gene encoding SynChlorMet cassette protein ScmC; this encodes MYTLSLPQEHHWTITADPDRFWWLETIVPLLTLSPGEILNSGLISVAPLLPEDPVRSEDWKVFGSVYGKIALNQKQKLIDIGIPDSAADCPEHFSSGVKLLMVGISAILLCEHCLLLHAATLVRDGQAVLLAASSGGGKSTSARRVPSPWSAPGDENCLVIPDGSGGYLVSVLPTASKIAAGQEGLFWNPTLAYPLKAICILKQADEDTIESFPQSQAAVCMTNSFSQATWNQFHLMDKELQNEMRTLSFANACTLVRKIPVYLLNATLTGRFWEVIEQKLFR
- the scmF gene encoding SynChlorMet cassette radical SAM/SPASM protein ScmF, producing MTEETIPKTVPPLGTLYFYLTGDCNMACRHCWIAPTFEHSDRSQKALPFDLFKKIVTEAKEIGLSGVKLTGGEPLIHPDIIPMLRFIRDQHLNLTIESNGVAVTPHIADLIKSCPGSFISISIDGNRESHEWMRGVRGSFDRASQGVKTLVETGIHPQVIMAVAGRNKGEMADLAKYAQQMGAGSVKYNFVTPTARGEAMEAEGATVTVQEQIELSRWVQNELQKELKIPLMTNLPFAFRSLSSLYGPQGNCGRCGIFSILGVLSDGTYALCGIGTSVSELCFGHASRDQIKGIWEKADALNEIREHLPKDLKGVCSRCLVKNVCIGQCVANNYYVEKDLLAGHKFCEDALKAGIFPMTRLAEGQVH
- the scmE gene encoding SynChlorMet cassette radical SAM/SPASM protein ScmE: MKTPKSIDIDITSRCNLKCKYCFHRTSPADTGGEIPASGWRPFFEECGNAGIMDITIGGGEPFIKEDLREMIEGIVANKMRFAVLSNGGLITPDIATFIASTGRCNYVQISVDGSCTAVHDRLRGTGAFDGAIRGIKTLQDAGVWVTSRVTIHRYNLNDLENIAHLLLDEMGMGSISTNSASYQGLARENEEEVSLTPAETCIAMEKILKLAKRYNNRITASAGPLAQGKNFQEMEQARIEGRTIPGRGFLTGCGCMWSKMAVRPDGTYVPCGMLSHIELGKINQHKLLDVWQNHPEFNRLRQRYTIPLSTFPDCADCGYRMTCTGNCPADGYSRTGDVYVPSPGGCLKKFLAEGGRIVSIP
- a CDS encoding PqqD family peptide modification chaperone; translation: MTNQISIPTPGSQISLREEFDDWALLFNPDTGKAVGLTPTGVTIWKSLNEGKDLNGIIAQIQDEYENLPDDLTEDIKNFLDQIVRLGYAQVR
- a CDS encoding PqqD family protein, with amino-acid sequence MHTLMVLLPTITPPCVFLGIQIYRDNVKRGDLRAKVSAVVGVDPQYATPEEDEPPVLVMLVLQNLCMQFRQCTTRTFFIMTNRFRSQHQVLRSHSAKSLMTGHSCSTLTPTEVTIWKSLNEGKDLKGIIAAIQDEYENIPEDLTEDIKNFFDQIVRLEYA